From Amycolatopsis sp. YIM 10, the proteins below share one genomic window:
- a CDS encoding Gfo/Idh/MocA family protein, producing MEAPVVRWGILAPGGIARLFCAALRQGTRQEIAAVGSRSLERAKAFADEFGAASAYGSYAELVNDPRVDIVYVASPHSEHHAQARLALEAGKPVLVEKAFTRNAAEAEDLVELAKAKQLLLVEAMWARFLPHYDVIGQALADGLIGEVTTVFADHGQPLYPDGPARLASPDLAGGALLDLGVYPVSFAEFALGPFTSVTAVGALTELGVDTQEAITVTNAAGAHGVLHASMLGATPGTASICGTGGRLDIGGPFYGPTWVRLHDRYGKLVDEHAQVADAGHGGLRYQAAEAARCLAAGRTESEIFPLDATVRVMAAMDEIRAQLGVRYPGE from the coding sequence GGTTGTTCTGCGCGGCCCTGCGACAGGGGACACGACAGGAGATCGCCGCCGTCGGCTCGCGGAGCTTGGAACGCGCGAAGGCGTTCGCCGATGAGTTCGGCGCCGCCTCGGCGTACGGCTCCTACGCGGAACTGGTGAACGATCCGCGGGTCGACATCGTCTACGTGGCGTCGCCGCATTCGGAACACCACGCGCAGGCCCGCCTCGCGCTGGAGGCGGGCAAGCCGGTACTGGTCGAGAAGGCGTTCACCCGCAACGCGGCCGAAGCCGAGGACCTGGTCGAGCTGGCAAAGGCGAAGCAGCTGTTGCTGGTGGAGGCGATGTGGGCCCGGTTCCTGCCGCACTACGACGTGATCGGGCAGGCGCTGGCGGACGGGCTGATCGGTGAGGTCACCACGGTTTTCGCCGATCACGGCCAGCCGCTGTACCCCGACGGTCCGGCGCGGCTGGCGAGCCCGGACCTGGCCGGTGGCGCCCTGCTCGACCTCGGCGTCTACCCGGTGTCGTTCGCGGAGTTCGCGCTGGGACCGTTCACCTCGGTCACGGCGGTCGGCGCACTGACCGAGCTCGGTGTCGACACCCAGGAGGCCATCACCGTCACGAACGCCGCCGGCGCGCACGGTGTCCTGCACGCCTCGATGCTGGGCGCGACCCCTGGCACGGCGTCGATCTGCGGCACCGGCGGCCGCCTGGACATCGGCGGCCCGTTCTACGGCCCGACCTGGGTCCGGCTGCACGACCGGTACGGCAAGCTGGTCGACGAGCACGCGCAGGTGGCGGACGCGGGGCACGGGGGCCTGCGCTACCAGGCCGCCGAGGCGGCGCGCTGCCTGGCGGCCGGGCGAACCGAGTCGGAGATCTTCCCGCTGGACGCCACGGTCCGGGTCATGGCGGCGATGGACGAGATCCGCGCGCAGCTCGGGGTCCGCTACCCGGGCGAATGA
- a CDS encoding MFS transporter, whose protein sequence is MTTVPTVTTTHPAPSRSGSRWQAISAAWAVTAVFALSNSPTPLYAYWQHELGYSPGTLTVVFAVYIAGLVLTLLVAGRAADRYGRKRVVVPGILVALVSAVLFMTADSVAALIVARFLVGVSVGIVVSAGMAAVVDLGGEHRRQTTSMLASIAMVFGAGLGPLLGGLVYEVTDRPVEWVFSVNIALLVLALAGYAGLPLPRPAGHGFPWPRLPHVPAPDRVRISSGAAVFGPGLTATSFVLSLGPSLLVLVAGNTSPLLAGGAACLMFLAATGSQLALTRLAVHRLFALGTVSTVLAMSAVVLTLVTRSPALFVASAVLAGAGQGLGQLGGLRLIAQHVESHRRAEANAALNISAYLPAALLTVATGYAVSGWGMAPATATLAATVAIAGLVLGFAAYRTNARE, encoded by the coding sequence GTGACAACGGTGCCGACGGTGACGACCACGCACCCCGCACCATCGCGAAGTGGTTCGCGATGGCAGGCGATCAGCGCGGCCTGGGCGGTGACCGCGGTCTTCGCCCTGTCGAACTCGCCGACCCCGCTTTACGCGTACTGGCAACACGAACTCGGCTACTCGCCGGGCACGCTGACGGTGGTGTTCGCCGTCTACATCGCGGGACTGGTGCTGACACTGCTCGTCGCGGGGCGCGCCGCGGATCGGTACGGCCGCAAGCGGGTGGTCGTGCCGGGCATCCTGGTCGCGTTGGTCTCGGCGGTGTTGTTCATGACCGCGGACAGCGTCGCGGCGCTGATCGTGGCCCGGTTCCTCGTCGGGGTTTCGGTCGGCATCGTGGTCTCGGCGGGCATGGCCGCCGTGGTGGATCTCGGCGGGGAACACCGCCGCCAGACGACGTCGATGCTGGCGTCGATCGCGATGGTCTTCGGCGCCGGACTGGGGCCGCTGCTGGGCGGACTCGTGTACGAGGTCACCGACCGGCCGGTGGAGTGGGTGTTCTCGGTGAACATCGCGTTGCTGGTGCTCGCCCTGGCCGGGTACGCCGGCCTGCCACTCCCCCGTCCGGCGGGCCACGGTTTTCCCTGGCCGCGACTCCCGCACGTGCCCGCGCCCGACCGGGTGCGGATTTCCAGTGGTGCCGCGGTTTTCGGCCCCGGTCTGACGGCGACGTCGTTCGTGTTGTCGCTCGGCCCGTCCCTGCTGGTGCTGGTGGCCGGGAACACCTCACCCCTGCTGGCCGGTGGCGCGGCGTGCTTGATGTTCCTGGCGGCCACGGGATCACAACTCGCCCTCACCCGGCTTGCCGTGCACCGCCTGTTCGCGCTGGGGACCGTCAGCACCGTGCTGGCGATGAGCGCGGTGGTCCTCACGCTGGTCACCAGGAGTCCCGCGCTGTTCGTCGCTTCGGCCGTGCTCGCCGGAGCGGGCCAGGGCCTCGGCCAACTGGGCGGCCTCCGGCTGATCGCCCAGCACGTCGAAAGCCACCGGCGCGCGGAGGCCAACGCCGCGCTCAACATCAGCGCCTACCTCCCGGCCGCCCTCCTCACCGTGGCCACCGGCTACGCCGTCAGCGGCTGGGGCATGGCGCCCGCGACCGCGACGCTCGCGGCCACCGTCGCGATCGCCGGGCTGGTGCTCGGCTTTGCCGCCTATCGCACCAATGCCCGCGAGTAG
- a CDS encoding helix-turn-helix transcriptional regulator, with translation MVTETQRPPLLPEPAADELRLEVVMGALADPLRMTVARKLLLDSDEFDHPCGWFGFDRPKSSLTHHFKVLREAGVIHQRQYGLERRSRLRREDLERRFPGLLALIAETGQD, from the coding sequence ATGGTCACCGAGACGCAGAGACCGCCGCTCCTGCCGGAGCCGGCTGCCGACGAGCTGCGCCTCGAGGTGGTGATGGGCGCGCTGGCCGATCCGCTTCGGATGACCGTGGCGCGCAAGCTGCTGCTGGACTCCGACGAGTTCGACCACCCGTGTGGCTGGTTCGGGTTCGACCGCCCCAAGTCCAGCCTCACGCACCACTTCAAGGTCCTCCGTGAAGCCGGGGTCATCCACCAGCGGCAGTACGGACTCGAACGCCGGAGCCGCCTCCGGCGCGAGGACCTCGAACGGCGCTTCCCCGGCCTGCTCGCGCTCATCGCCGAGACGGGTCAGGACTGA